One genomic region from Nitrosopumilus sp. encodes:
- the fsa gene encoding fructose-6-phosphate aldolase produces the protein MKIFLDTANLESIRKFNDMGLLDGITTNPSLMSKEGGNPKDAMAEITKIIKGDVSLEVVSTDYSGMMEEGKRLRQYGENVVVKVPMTPDGLKACKSLSSEGIPVNVTLIFSANQALLAAKSGAKYVSPFIGRLDDIGQDGMELIKEIKKIFENYPQTIKTQILVASVRHPLHVIDAAKVGADVATLPPGVLDKMMLHPLTTIGLENFLKDWEKLKAGNSDIKI, from the coding sequence ATGAAAATTTTTCTAGATACTGCCAATCTTGAATCTATTAGAAAATTCAATGATATGGGACTACTTGATGGAATTACAACTAATCCCTCATTAATGTCAAAAGAAGGAGGCAATCCAAAAGATGCCATGGCAGAGATTACAAAAATTATCAAAGGAGATGTAAGTCTAGAAGTTGTCAGTACTGATTATTCTGGAATGATGGAAGAAGGCAAACGTCTCCGTCAATATGGAGAAAACGTTGTAGTTAAAGTTCCAATGACTCCAGATGGTCTTAAAGCATGCAAATCTCTGTCTTCTGAAGGTATACCAGTAAATGTTACATTGATATTTTCTGCAAACCAGGCTTTACTTGCAGCAAAATCTGGTGCAAAATATGTTAGTCCATTTATTGGAAGATTAGATGATATTGGACAAGATGGAATGGAACTAATTAAAGAAATCAAAAAAATTTTTGAAAATTATCCTCAAACAATCAAAACTCAAATTCTTGTTGCAAGCGTTCGTCATCCATTGCATGTTATTGATGCCGCAAAAGTAGGTGCAGATGTTGCAACATTGCCTCCTGGAGTTTTAGATAAGATGATGTTACATCCGTTAACAACCATTGGTTTAGAAAATTTTCTTAAAGACTGGGAAAAACTCAAAGCTGGAAACTCTGATATCAAAATATAG
- a CDS encoding magnesium transporter CorA family protein, which produces MKKGFITNRLRSGRKSIESTVERKMETIQGEKFVWIDLQNPDRNDVEKLAQKYNFNALNIEDCMTKFELPKLDSYDDHFFVILHFPPLAQKIAISKNSQLSIFVGKDFIVTVHQGDLKPLVELVDICKSDTDQQRKNKLLEKSSGLLLHEILDVLVDDLLHTSRKMIANLDEIEDRVFDETKPVARSIALLRREINRLRRIANPLKKFVLEIAKNVKRFSENEDDELVLYYDDVIDHIDKVIETLEESRETMEIYKDTDFVLSTEKTNKVLAVLTIIFTLAIPSTVIGTFYGMNVDLPGGIGSDSTILGPFTTFIVVIIASATPAIMMFAYFKKLGWISS; this is translated from the coding sequence ATGAAGAAAGGATTCATCACCAACAGATTACGTTCAGGTAGAAAATCAATAGAGAGTACTGTTGAAAGGAAGATGGAAACTATTCAAGGAGAGAAATTTGTATGGATTGATTTGCAAAATCCAGACAGAAACGATGTTGAAAAATTGGCTCAAAAATACAATTTCAATGCATTAAACATAGAAGATTGTATGACTAAATTTGAACTTCCAAAATTAGATAGTTATGATGATCATTTCTTTGTAATTCTTCATTTCCCACCACTTGCACAAAAAATAGCAATATCAAAGAATAGTCAATTATCAATATTTGTAGGAAAAGATTTCATAGTAACAGTTCATCAAGGAGATCTCAAACCATTGGTAGAATTAGTAGATATTTGTAAATCTGATACAGATCAACAAAGAAAAAACAAGTTATTGGAAAAATCCTCAGGATTGTTACTTCACGAAATCTTGGATGTATTAGTAGATGATCTTCTTCACACATCAAGAAAAATGATTGCAAATCTAGATGAAATTGAAGACAGGGTGTTTGATGAAACAAAACCAGTTGCAAGAAGCATAGCCTTGCTTAGAAGAGAAATTAATAGATTAAGAAGAATTGCAAATCCACTAAAGAAATTTGTGTTAGAAATTGCAAAAAATGTCAAAAGATTTTCAGAAAATGAAGATGATGAACTAGTATTGTATTATGACGATGTGATAGACCATATTGATAAGGTGATTGAAACTTTGGAAGAATCAAGAGAAACTATGGAAATTTACAAAGACACAGATTTTGTGTTAAGTACGGAAAAAACCAACAAAGTTTTGGCAGTTTTAACTATAATTTTTACATTAGCAATTCCATCCACAGTAATTGGAACATTTTATGGAATGAATGTGGATTTGCCTGGAGGAATTGGAAGTGATTCAACAATTTTGGGGCCATTTACAACTTTCATTGTTGTAATCATTGCATCAGCAACACCAGCAATCATGATGTTTGCATATTTTAAGAAATTAGGTTGGATTAGCAGTTAA
- a CDS encoding SAM-dependent methyltransferase, which yields MKIEEYLETLPDNLLSGEDVQLPEKAFREIFRFVGLGSEDIFFHLGCNDEKGIEIAINEFHVKKAIGIDNNLEKIQNSKKRLEDKNSKGELVCQNIEEADISSASVILFWFTDEDVISKMLEKFENLKSGTKIITIWGPLPDCLPDKVNFPYILNQIPFKKAKNMQEQLLAVFGVKCVDFVTAWEFAERYTKSIGSPEIKNDRFLTIIQTLTIWINAKKLGVVCGDEIPESIKTYINIMKMHFDIDFEHLLKE from the coding sequence ATGAAAATTGAAGAATATTTAGAAACACTTCCAGATAATTTACTCAGTGGAGAAGATGTTCAATTACCTGAAAAAGCATTTAGAGAAATTTTCAGATTTGTGGGTTTAGGTAGTGAAGATATTTTTTTTCATTTAGGTTGTAATGATGAAAAAGGAATTGAAATAGCCATAAATGAGTTTCATGTAAAAAAAGCAATAGGGATTGATAATAATTTAGAAAAAATACAAAATTCAAAGAAAAGACTAGAAGATAAAAATAGTAAAGGAGAATTAGTGTGTCAAAATATTGAAGAAGCAGATATTTCATCGGCTTCGGTAATTTTGTTTTGGTTTACTGATGAAGATGTAATAAGTAAAATGTTAGAAAAATTTGAAAATCTTAAATCAGGAACTAAAATCATTACAATCTGGGGACCTCTTCCTGATTGCCTTCCAGATAAAGTAAATTTTCCATACATTCTAAATCAAATTCCTTTCAAAAAGGCAAAAAACATGCAAGAACAACTTTTGGCAGTATTTGGTGTCAAATGTGTTGATTTTGTTACGGCATGGGAATTTGCTGAAAGATATACTAAATCTATTGGTTCGCCTGAAATCAAAAATGATCGATTTTTAACCATTATCCAAACTTTGACAATTTGGATTAATGCAAAAAAACTAGGTGTGGTGTGTGGTGATGAAATTCCAGAATCTATTAAAACATACATCAACATCATGAAGATGCATTTTGACATAGATTTTGAACATCTATTAAAAGAATAA
- a CDS encoding UPF0147 family protein, which produces MADDTQNKESMKEAIETLEQITSSNSTPKTIKKSITDLIADLNNQEYSLSVRAANTISLLDDVTQDPNMPSYVRTQLWQAVSKLESIRE; this is translated from the coding sequence ATGGCTGATGATACTCAAAATAAAGAATCAATGAAAGAAGCGATTGAAACATTAGAACAGATCACATCAAGTAATTCTACTCCAAAAACAATAAAAAAATCAATTACAGATTTGATTGCTGATCTAAATAATCAAGAATATTCATTATCAGTCAGAGCCGCAAATACAATTAGTTTACTAGATGATGTTACACAAGATCCAAACATGCCATCATATGTCCGAACACAATTATGGCAAGCTGTTTCAAAACTAGAAAGCATAAGAGAATAA
- a CDS encoding non-heme iron oxygenase ferredoxin subunit encodes MGKIIAGKTSEILPGKMIKVSIDGRDILVANIDGEYCATDDSCTHSGSSLSEGKLDGCTITCGWHAAEFDCKTGKLVKFPAKIRDLTSYNVVVESDNVFVEI; translated from the coding sequence ATGGGAAAAATTATAGCTGGTAAAACATCTGAAATTCTGCCTGGAAAAATGATCAAAGTTTCAATTGATGGTAGAGATATCTTAGTTGCAAATATTGATGGAGAATATTGTGCTACAGATGATTCTTGCACACATTCAGGTTCCAGTCTATCCGAAGGAAAATTAGATGGATGTACAATTACCTGTGGATGGCATGCAGCAGAATTTGATTGTAAAACAGGAAAATTAGTTAAATTTCCAGCAAAAATTAGAGATTTAACCTCATACAATGTAGTTGTCGAATCAGACAATGTCTTTGTAGAGATATAA
- a CDS encoding GNAT family N-acetyltransferase: MNLKIRDAINSDKNIVLKFCKNTFSWGDYIEHVWDFWISEGHLFLAEKEYPVGICHALYSKDQIWIEGIRVDPSFRRQNIASKLITYAETIGKDKDLSFSYMLIDTENSISLSMANSLMYDIFQTWNFYSLAPKINSINNVTFEKSLNLQLYSHYVKSWRWFPIDRKTMNTLSEKNSIVKSCVAKKNSVAILCDSEHFDKTLIVTLFSHSDESVLDLLSFIQNLGTEKNYERIQILTQEKLPLFDTLEHKISFHLMKKSLD; this comes from the coding sequence ATGAATCTAAAAATTAGAGATGCAATTAATTCAGACAAAAATATTGTTTTAAAATTTTGTAAGAACACTTTTTCATGGGGTGATTATATTGAACATGTTTGGGATTTTTGGATCTCTGAAGGTCATTTGTTTTTAGCAGAAAAAGAATACCCTGTAGGCATATGCCATGCTCTTTATTCAAAAGATCAAATTTGGATAGAAGGGATTAGAGTTGATCCTTCTTTTCGTCGTCAAAATATTGCATCCAAATTGATCACATATGCTGAAACCATTGGAAAAGACAAAGATCTTTCTTTTTCTTATATGCTGATTGATACTGAAAATTCCATATCTCTTTCTATGGCTAATTCACTAATGTATGATATTTTTCAAACCTGGAATTTTTATTCACTTGCTCCAAAAATTAACTCAATTAATAATGTCACATTTGAAAAATCTCTTAATCTGCAACTTTATTCTCATTATGTGAAATCTTGGAGATGGTTTCCAATTGATAGAAAAACCATGAACACTTTATCTGAAAAAAACAGTATTGTGAAATCTTGTGTTGCAAAGAAAAACTCTGTTGCTATTCTTTGTGATTCTGAACATTTTGACAAAACTTTGATTGTAACTTTGTTTTCTCATTCAGATGAATCTGTTTTGGATTTACTTTCATTTATCCAAAATTTAGGTACAGAAAAAAATTATGAACGAATTCAAATTTTAACTCAAGAGAAATTACCTCTTTTTGATACATTAGAACATAAAATATCATTTCATTTGATGAAGAAATCTTTAGACTAA
- a CDS encoding fumarylacetoacetate hydrolase family protein yields MKIARLSYGNNETYGFVKGDKVSTKDEITYLTGVPIPQNVKDFLFDGWFDEIKNKIKDLPYEENISKFKLLSPIPNPNKIICLAFNYVDHAKEQGLQAPEDPAIVIKPRTALNSTNSNIVCPDFVTQLDYEIELALIIGKNCKNISIDDANDAIFGYMVFNDVSARDIQFKDKQFTRGKSFDSFAPCGPWITTKDEIQDPQNLKMTTKINGEMRQNSSTNNMFIKIPEIVSKISKVMTLEKGDIISTGTPAGVMLNKPNAVFLKDGDKVEMEIENLGKLNNTIKIVKS; encoded by the coding sequence ATGAAAATTGCACGATTGTCATATGGAAATAACGAAACATATGGTTTTGTTAAAGGAGACAAAGTATCTACAAAAGATGAAATTACTTACTTAACAGGAGTTCCCATTCCACAAAATGTAAAAGATTTTCTTTTTGACGGGTGGTTTGATGAAATTAAAAATAAAATTAAGGATCTTCCATACGAAGAAAACATTTCAAAATTCAAATTATTGTCACCAATTCCAAATCCAAACAAAATCATTTGTTTGGCATTCAATTATGTAGATCATGCAAAAGAACAAGGATTACAAGCGCCAGAAGATCCTGCCATTGTTATCAAACCACGAACAGCGTTAAACAGTACAAATTCAAATATTGTATGTCCTGATTTTGTGACTCAATTAGACTATGAAATTGAATTAGCCCTGATTATTGGTAAAAATTGTAAAAATATTAGCATAGATGATGCCAATGATGCAATATTTGGCTATATGGTATTCAATGATGTTTCAGCAAGAGACATTCAATTCAAAGATAAACAATTTACAAGAGGAAAAAGTTTTGATTCTTTTGCTCCTTGTGGTCCATGGATAACAACAAAAGATGAAATCCAAGATCCTCAAAATTTGAAAATGACTACCAAAATTAATGGAGAGATGAGACAAAATTCATCAACAAATAACATGTTTATTAAAATTCCAGAAATAGTTTCAAAAATTTCCAAAGTAATGACATTAGAAAAAGGAGACATTATTTCTACAGGTACGCCAGCTGGGGTAATGCTCAACAAACCTAATGCAGTATTTTTGAAAGATGGAGACAAAGTTGAAATGGAAATTGAAAATTTAGGGAAATTAAACAATACAATAAAGATTGTGAAATCTTAG
- a CDS encoding glutamate--tRNA ligase, which translates to MDEELRKEIRKMSLQNAFEHGGETRDKIILGKILGTKPEFRSKVKEISPEISEIVASVNQLSSEEQEKEIKENFPELLTPKEKIEEREGLPELKGAEQGKVITRFPPEPNGYPHIGHAKAAIINSEYAKMYGGKFILRMDDTNPEAERMEYHAAIKVGLEWLGIEFDVVKSTSDDMELFYEKGNELINSGNAYVCTCKREDISKNRRERKACKCSREDIEKNIKNWEKMNQKFKPGDAIVRYRGNMEADNAVMRDPVLFRIIEGKHYTLGEKYRIWPSYDMAVAIEDSIDGVTHAFRSKEFELRKELIDAILDALNMRKPIQGFFSRLEFKGMPISKRIIKPLIEEGKVSWYDDPRLPTLEALRRRGIKPEAIRKFIMSLGLTKANTLAPFDSLEAFNRKFVDANSIRLFMVSNAKKLKVNNLSLSSVEISNHPVNDMGKRKIDVDGNFYISGDDVQNIKEGTEIRLLGLGNVLIKKSGIELEGEFVENGKTDNILKIQWVPQKTAHEIKMIIPKILFNGEEFNENSLEELDVYTEPHYLQLKEGEEIQFVRFGYCRKDSQNQAIFTHK; encoded by the coding sequence ATTTTAGGGAAAATTCTCGGAACAAAACCAGAATTTAGAAGTAAGGTAAAAGAGATATCACCAGAAATTTCAGAAATTGTTGCATCAGTTAATCAATTATCATCTGAAGAACAAGAAAAAGAAATTAAGGAAAATTTTCCAGAACTGCTAACACCCAAAGAAAAAATTGAAGAAAGAGAGGGTCTTCCAGAACTAAAAGGTGCAGAACAGGGTAAAGTGATAACAAGATTTCCTCCAGAACCAAATGGATATCCACATATTGGTCATGCAAAAGCTGCCATCATTAACTCAGAATACGCCAAAATGTATGGAGGTAAATTCATCCTTAGAATGGATGATACAAATCCAGAAGCAGAAAGAATGGAGTATCATGCAGCAATCAAAGTAGGATTAGAATGGTTAGGAATTGAATTTGATGTTGTAAAAAGTACATCAGATGATATGGAATTATTTTATGAGAAAGGAAATGAATTAATTAATTCTGGAAATGCTTACGTTTGTACTTGTAAAAGGGAAGACATAAGCAAAAACAGGAGAGAAAGAAAAGCTTGTAAATGCAGTAGAGAAGATATTGAAAAAAATATTAAAAATTGGGAGAAGATGAATCAAAAATTCAAACCTGGAGATGCAATTGTGAGATATCGTGGAAATATGGAAGCAGATAATGCAGTAATGCGTGATCCTGTATTATTTAGAATTATTGAAGGCAAGCATTACACATTGGGAGAAAAATATAGAATTTGGCCAAGTTATGATATGGCAGTTGCCATCGAAGACAGCATTGACGGGGTAACTCATGCATTTCGTTCAAAAGAATTTGAACTCAGAAAAGAGTTAATCGATGCAATATTAGATGCTCTTAACATGCGAAAACCAATCCAAGGATTTTTCTCAAGGTTAGAATTCAAAGGAATGCCCATTTCTAAAAGAATTATCAAACCTTTGATTGAAGAAGGAAAGGTATCATGGTATGATGATCCAAGATTACCCACACTAGAGGCATTAAGAAGAAGAGGCATCAAGCCCGAGGCCATTAGAAAATTTATCATGTCTTTAGGATTAACAAAAGCCAACACCTTAGCACCATTTGATTCACTTGAAGCATTTAACAGAAAATTTGTAGATGCAAACAGTATCAGATTATTCATGGTAAGTAATGCCAAAAAGCTCAAAGTGAATAACTTATCATTGTCATCAGTTGAAATTTCAAATCATCCAGTAAACGATATGGGTAAAAGAAAAATCGATGTAGATGGAAATTTTTACATTTCTGGTGACGATGTGCAAAATATCAAAGAAGGGACAGAAATCAGACTTTTAGGTTTAGGTAATGTATTAATTAAAAAATCAGGAATTGAATTAGAAGGAGAATTTGTAGAAAATGGTAAAACAGACAACATTTTGAAAATTCAATGGGTTCCTCAAAAAACAGCTCATGAGATTAAAATGATTATTCCAAAAATTTTATTCAATGGTGAAGAGTTTAATGAAAATAGTTTAGAAGAATTAGACGTTTATACAGAACCACATTATCTACAATTAAAGGAAGGAGAAGAAATTCAATTTGTTAGATTTGGGTATTGTAGAAAGGATTCACAGAATCAAGCAATTTTTACACACAAGTGA